One Methylobacterium sp. 77 DNA window includes the following coding sequences:
- the metC gene encoding cystathionine beta-lyase — MSNTPPRDPSRFGPATRLVHAGRDPSAQHGFVNTPIYRGSTVLFPTYDDLQHRRGRYDYGTSGSPTMDSLTEAWSELAGAKGTVLTPSGLAALTVALMSVVSAGDHLLVTDSAYRPTRIFCDGVLKRFGVEVTYYDPLVGAGIGDLMQANTKAVLVEAPGSQSFEMQDVPAIAEVAHARGAAVIMDNTWATPLFFPPHARGVDIAVEAGTKYLSGGSDLLLGLTSANAAYWPALHRTFEHFAMCAGPEDAFLALRGLRTMNLRLREHERQGLAMARWLQARPEVLRVLHPALPEDPGHAIWKRDFSGSSGLFGVVLRPAPAKAVAAMLDGLELFGMGFSWGGFESLVIPFDCRTYRTATRWEPGGPGLRFHIGLEEVADLQADLDAGFSRLRAAM; from the coding sequence ATGTCGAACACCCCTCCCCGCGATCCGTCCCGCTTCGGCCCGGCCACCCGCCTCGTCCATGCGGGCCGCGATCCATCCGCCCAGCACGGTTTCGTCAACACGCCGATCTATCGCGGCTCGACCGTGCTGTTCCCGACCTATGACGACCTCCAGCACCGGCGCGGGCGCTACGATTACGGCACCAGCGGCTCCCCGACGATGGATTCGCTCACCGAGGCCTGGAGCGAACTCGCCGGGGCGAAGGGCACGGTGCTGACGCCGTCGGGCCTCGCCGCCCTCACCGTCGCCCTGATGAGCGTGGTGAGCGCCGGTGACCACCTCCTCGTCACCGACAGCGCCTACCGCCCCACCCGCATCTTCTGCGACGGGGTGCTGAAACGCTTCGGGGTGGAGGTGACCTATTACGATCCCCTCGTCGGCGCCGGGATCGGCGACCTGATGCAGGCGAACACCAAGGCGGTGCTGGTGGAGGCGCCGGGCTCGCAGAGTTTCGAGATGCAGGACGTGCCCGCCATCGCGGAGGTCGCCCATGCGCGCGGCGCCGCCGTGATCATGGACAATACCTGGGCGACGCCGCTGTTCTTCCCGCCCCATGCGCGCGGGGTCGACATCGCGGTGGAGGCGGGCACCAAGTATCTCAGCGGCGGCTCGGACCTGCTGCTCGGCCTCACCTCGGCCAATGCCGCGTACTGGCCGGCGCTCCACCGCACGTTCGAGCATTTCGCCATGTGCGCCGGGCCGGAGGATGCGTTCCTGGCCCTGCGCGGCCTGCGCACCATGAACTTGCGCCTGCGCGAGCACGAGCGCCAGGGACTCGCCATGGCGCGCTGGCTCCAGGCGCGGCCGGAGGTGCTGCGGGTGCTCCACCCCGCTTTGCCGGAGGATCCCGGCCACGCCATCTGGAAGCGCGATTTTTCGGGGTCGTCCGGCCTGTTCGGGGTGGTGCTGCGGCCGGCCCCGGCGAAGGCCGTAGCGGCCATGCTCGATGGGCTCGAACTGTTCGGGATGGGGTTTTCCTGGGGCGGCTTCGAGAGCCTCGTCATCCCGTTCGATTGCAGGACCTACCGCACCGCCACCCGCTGGGAGCCGGGCGGGCCGGGCCTGCGCTTCCATATCGGACTCGAGGAGGTGGCGGACCTGCAGGCGGATCTCGATGCCGGATTTTCGAGGTTGCGGGCGGCGATGTGA
- a CDS encoding glycosyltransferase family 39 protein, whose protein sequence is MRTADAGHAVPRGDAAGVLDRLIEVASASHARACALLVALCLVCFLPGFVSLQPMDRDEPRFAQASKQMIETGDIVDIRFQGEARHKKPVGIYWAQSAVVKGAEALGLDHARTTIALYRVPSLIGAVLAGLLTYWAALAFLPRRGALLAAALFSACIMISAEARLAKTDALLTACSVAAMGALARTWLGRDRGRPDLATVLIFWFACAVGILVKGPMVPLFLGLAAVTLSIKLRSGRWLMGLRPGLGLCLILVLVAPWFVAIAWKSGGAFFGEAVGHDMLGKVGGAAEKHGAPPGTYLVVFFATFWPGAAFAALAAPFAFANRRDDAVAFLIAWIVPAWILLEAVPTKLPHYVLPLMPAVAILTLLALARGALDPDRWGAKAMASLVVLIPVGLTIGLVAVAWNFDHVIPVAGLPLLLAACAAAILAFILFTRRLPERALACAILASALLSPAVFGLTQPALAALKVSPRLAAIRDALPCAAPKVASLGYREPSLVFLIGTDLAMLNTGAEAAEFLAGGGCRLVFVTEPLMAEFGRAVASDRAIVPVGRVSGFNINSGRRIDLSAHAVIP, encoded by the coding sequence ATGAGAACTGCCGATGCCGGACATGCCGTTCCGCGCGGTGACGCCGCCGGCGTCCTCGACAGGCTGATCGAGGTCGCCTCGGCGAGCCACGCCCGCGCCTGCGCCCTGCTCGTGGCCCTGTGCCTCGTCTGCTTCCTGCCGGGCTTCGTCTCGCTCCAGCCGATGGACCGGGACGAGCCCCGTTTCGCCCAGGCCTCGAAGCAGATGATCGAGACCGGCGACATCGTCGACATCCGCTTCCAGGGCGAGGCGCGGCACAAGAAACCGGTCGGCATCTACTGGGCGCAGAGCGCGGTGGTGAAGGGTGCCGAGGCGCTCGGGCTCGACCACGCCCGCACCACCATCGCCCTCTACCGCGTGCCCTCGCTGATCGGTGCGGTGCTCGCCGGCCTCCTGACCTACTGGGCGGCCCTCGCTTTCCTGCCGCGCCGGGGCGCGCTGCTCGCCGCCGCCCTGTTCTCCGCCTGCATCATGATCTCCGCCGAGGCGCGGCTCGCCAAGACCGATGCCCTGCTCACCGCCTGTTCCGTCGCCGCGATGGGAGCGCTCGCACGGACCTGGCTCGGGCGCGACCGTGGCCGGCCCGATCTCGCGACGGTGCTGATCTTCTGGTTCGCCTGTGCCGTCGGCATCCTGGTGAAGGGGCCGATGGTGCCGCTCTTCCTCGGCCTGGCCGCCGTCACCCTCTCGATCAAGCTGCGCTCGGGCCGCTGGCTGATGGGGCTGCGGCCGGGGCTCGGCCTGTGCCTCATCCTCGTCCTCGTCGCCCCCTGGTTCGTCGCCATCGCCTGGAAGAGCGGCGGCGCGTTCTTCGGCGAGGCGGTGGGGCACGACATGCTCGGCAAGGTCGGCGGAGCCGCCGAGAAGCACGGCGCGCCGCCCGGCACCTATCTCGTTGTGTTCTTCGCGACGTTCTGGCCGGGAGCGGCCTTCGCGGCGCTCGCCGCGCCCTTCGCCTTCGCCAACCGGCGCGACGATGCCGTCGCGTTCCTCATCGCCTGGATCGTCCCCGCCTGGATCCTGCTCGAGGCGGTCCCGACGAAGCTGCCGCATTACGTCCTGCCGCTGATGCCGGCGGTGGCGATCCTCACCCTTCTCGCCCTGGCGCGCGGCGCCCTCGACCCGGACAGGTGGGGAGCGAAGGCCATGGCCTCCCTGGTGGTGCTGATCCCGGTCGGGCTCACGATCGGCCTCGTCGCCGTCGCCTGGAACTTCGACCACGTGATTCCCGTGGCCGGGCTGCCGCTGCTTCTGGCGGCCTGCGCCGCCGCGATCCTCGCCTTCATCCTGTTCACGCGGCGCCTGCCCGAACGGGCCCTGGCCTGCGCCATCCTCGCCTCGGCCCTGCTCTCGCCGGCGGTGTTCGGCCTGACCCAGCCGGCGCTCGCCGCCTTGAAGGTGTCGCCGCGCCTCGCCGCCATCCGCGACGCGCTGCCCTGCGCCGCGCCGAAGGTCGCCAGCCTCGGCTACCGCGAGCCGAGCCTCGTCTTCCTCATCGGGACGGATCTCGCCATGCTGAATACCGGCGCCGAGGCAGCGGAGTTTCTTGCCGGAGGCGGCTGCCGCCTCGTCTTCGTCACCGAGCCCCTCATGGCCGAGTTCGGCCGGGCTGTGGCCAGCGATCGGGCTATCGTCCCGGTCGGCCGGGTCTCCGGCTTCAACATCAACAGCGGCCGGCGGATCGACCTCTCGGCCCATGCGGTGATCCCGTGA
- a CDS encoding glycosyltransferase family 2 protein, with protein sequence MTHTDPDPSPRLSIIVPVKNEAGNVESLVTEIARACSGLTPFEAIYVDDGSTDATGAVLADLRRTRPWLRVVRHARSGGQSAAIRSGVAAARGPIVATLDGDGQNDPAFIPALVAALEEGGQRTGLAQGQRVGRKDGRLKTLQSRIANGVRGRILKDATRDTGCGMKVFRREVYRALPYFDALHRFMPALVAREGYRVVHADVVDRPRFTGRSNYGLFDRLWVGLLDLAGVWWLIRRKRPSPEAVEIAPASGGEV encoded by the coding sequence GTGACCCACACCGATCCAGATCCATCCCCGCGCCTCTCCATCATCGTCCCGGTGAAGAACGAGGCCGGCAACGTCGAGAGCCTCGTCACCGAGATCGCGCGCGCCTGTTCGGGCCTGACCCCGTTCGAGGCGATCTACGTCGATGACGGGTCCACCGACGCCACGGGCGCGGTCCTGGCCGATCTGCGCCGCACCCGGCCCTGGCTCCGCGTGGTTCGGCACGCCCGCAGCGGCGGGCAATCGGCCGCGATCCGCAGCGGCGTCGCCGCGGCCCGCGGCCCCATCGTCGCCACCCTCGACGGCGACGGCCAGAACGATCCCGCCTTCATTCCCGCCCTGGTGGCGGCCCTGGAGGAGGGCGGCCAGCGCACGGGTCTCGCCCAGGGCCAGCGCGTCGGCCGCAAGGACGGGCGGCTGAAGACCCTGCAATCGCGCATCGCCAACGGCGTGCGCGGCCGCATCCTCAAGGATGCCACCCGCGATACCGGCTGCGGCATGAAGGTGTTCCGCCGCGAGGTCTACCGGGCCTTGCCGTATTTCGATGCGCTCCATCGCTTCATGCCGGCCCTCGTCGCCCGCGAGGGCTACCGCGTGGTCCATGCCGACGTGGTCGACCGGCCGCGCTTCACCGGGCGCTCCAATTACGGGCTGTTCGACCGGCTCTGGGTCGGCCTCCTCGATCTCGCCGGCGTGTGGTGGCTGATCCGCCGCAAGCGGCCCTCGCCCGAGGCGGTGGAGATCGCGCCCGCGTCCGGTGGGGAGGTCTGA
- a CDS encoding lipid-A-disaccharide synthase N-terminal domain-containing protein codes for MLMHLSEDLRGYAYEIFVTKFDGWLVFGILAQLVFGARFILQWLESEKAGRSVIPLSFWFLSIAGGLMTLVYGLVRREPVLIFGQALSTGIYLRNVSLILKEKRRKPESDPGTDVVS; via the coding sequence ATGCTGATGCATCTTTCCGAAGACCTGCGCGGCTACGCCTACGAGATCTTCGTCACCAAGTTCGACGGCTGGCTCGTCTTCGGCATCCTGGCGCAGCTGGTGTTCGGCGCCCGCTTCATCCTGCAATGGCTGGAAAGCGAGAAAGCGGGACGCAGCGTCATCCCCCTGTCGTTCTGGTTCCTCTCCATCGCCGGAGGCCTCATGACCCTGGTCTACGGGCTGGTGCGGCGGGAGCCGGTGCTCATCTTCGGGCAGGCCCTCTCGACCGGCATCTATCTGCGCAACGTCTCGCTGATCCTGAAGGAGAAGCGGCGCAAGCCCGAGTCGGACCCTGGGACAGACGTGGTCTCGTGA
- a CDS encoding GlxA family transcriptional regulator yields the protein MPENPRILPNPRPSHPPLDVVILAYPAVQLLDVAGPLQVFATANDLSADAGRPAPYRVRIVAERAGAVTTSSGLALVAEGLIAESDPVDTLIVAGGRGVQALLDQAQFGHSAILSWLVNRCAKSRRVASVCTGAFLLGSTGLLDGRRVATHWTRCDALRARYPAALVEADPIFIRDGDLWTSAGVTAGIDLALALVEDDLGREMSLAVARHLVVFLKRPGGQAQFSAALSLQGGDARFGRLHAWIAENLSADLTIPALADRAGMSPRSFARHYRADTGRSPAEAIEGIRFEAARRLLEETGLPAKRIAERCGFGAEETLRRVFLRRILTTPGDYRRRFAAFA from the coding sequence ATGCCTGAAAACCCTCGCATCCTGCCAAATCCTAGGCCCTCGCATCCCCCGCTCGACGTGGTGATCTTGGCCTATCCGGCCGTGCAGCTCCTCGATGTCGCCGGCCCGCTCCAGGTCTTCGCCACTGCCAACGACCTCTCTGCCGATGCCGGCCGGCCGGCTCCTTATCGCGTCAGAATTGTGGCCGAGCGGGCCGGCGCCGTCACCACCTCTTCCGGTCTCGCGCTGGTGGCCGAAGGGCTGATCGCGGAATCCGATCCCGTCGACACGCTGATCGTCGCGGGCGGGCGAGGGGTCCAAGCTCTCCTCGATCAAGCCCAATTCGGTCATTCCGCCATCCTGTCCTGGCTCGTGAACCGGTGCGCGAAATCCCGTCGCGTCGCCTCGGTCTGTACCGGCGCCTTCCTTCTCGGCTCCACCGGGCTCCTCGACGGACGCCGCGTCGCCACCCATTGGACCCGCTGCGACGCGCTCCGCGCGCGCTATCCCGCGGCTCTGGTCGAGGCCGATCCGATCTTCATCCGCGACGGCGACCTCTGGACTTCGGCCGGGGTCACGGCCGGCATCGATCTCGCGCTGGCGCTGGTGGAGGACGATCTCGGGCGGGAGATGTCCCTGGCCGTGGCGCGCCACCTCGTCGTGTTCCTCAAGCGTCCCGGCGGGCAGGCGCAGTTCAGTGCCGCGCTCTCGCTTCAGGGCGGCGATGCCCGGTTCGGTCGCCTCCACGCCTGGATCGCCGAGAACCTCTCCGCCGACCTGACGATCCCCGCCCTCGCGGACCGGGCCGGAATGAGTCCCCGCAGCTTTGCGCGGCATTACCGCGCCGACACGGGCCGCAGTCCGGCCGAGGCGATCGAGGGTATCCGTTTCGAGGCCGCCCGCCGTCTCCTGGAGGAGACCGGCCTGCCGGCAAAACGCATCGCCGAACGCTGTGGCTTTGGCGCCGAGGAGACCCTGCGCCGCGTCTTCCTGCGCCGGATCCTGACCACGCCCGGCGATTACCGCCGTCGTTTCGCTGCTTTTGCGTGA
- a CDS encoding DJ-1/PfpI family protein: MPMPQPETRFEIGLLTFEGVQQLDLTAPYEVFASMRHARVHLVGLNRATVTSATGLPLTPTTDLADCPDLDLLCVPGGIGVNALMTNVAVLDFIRRQAERPILVTSVCTGALVLGAAGLLKDKRATTHWGALDLLAAFGAIPVDARIVRDGRIITGGGVTAGLDFALAVVADLAGRMEAETIQLALEYAPAPPFSAGHPDTASPEVVAAARLRFAASRAAREEIIASLTETK, encoded by the coding sequence ATGCCCATGCCCCAGCCAGAGACCCGCTTCGAGATCGGCCTCCTGACATTCGAGGGCGTGCAGCAGCTCGACCTGACCGCGCCCTACGAGGTCTTCGCCTCGATGCGGCACGCGCGCGTCCATCTCGTCGGGCTCAACCGCGCCACCGTCACCAGCGCCACGGGATTGCCGCTGACACCGACCACGGATCTGGCCGACTGCCCCGATCTCGACCTGCTCTGCGTTCCGGGTGGGATCGGCGTGAATGCGCTGATGACGAACGTGGCCGTGCTCGACTTCATACGACGCCAGGCGGAACGGCCGATCCTCGTCACCTCGGTCTGTACCGGCGCCCTGGTCCTCGGCGCGGCCGGCCTGCTGAAGGACAAGCGGGCGACGACCCATTGGGGCGCCCTCGACCTGCTCGCCGCCTTCGGCGCGATTCCCGTCGATGCCCGCATCGTGCGCGACGGGCGGATCATCACCGGCGGCGGGGTCACGGCAGGCCTCGATTTCGCCCTCGCCGTCGTGGCGGATCTCGCCGGCCGGATGGAAGCCGAGACCATTCAGCTGGCGCTCGAATACGCGCCGGCACCGCCCTTCTCGGCGGGACATCCCGACACCGCCTCGCCGGAGGTGGTCGCCGCCGCCCGCCTGCGGTTCGCGGCCTCCCGGGCCGCGCGCGAGGAGATCATCGCGAGTCTCACGGAGACGAAGTAA
- a CDS encoding pyridoxamine 5'-phosphate oxidase family protein: MTPLPDFYDDLDASLGHVWRLLEDGPRLRHNAFHMPTLATVDARGRPQVRTIVLREADSRTGTLRFHCDRRSRKAAEIAATGRAALHGYDTPGKVQIRISGPAALHTDDALAEAAWAGSLAMSRVCYGVEPGPGSELASGEAYTLPETDEAIAAGRPNFCAAVVSADAIEFLFLDRRGHRRAAWRRDGAVWTGTWLAP; encoded by the coding sequence GTGACCCCGCTGCCGGATTTCTACGACGATCTCGACGCCAGCCTCGGCCATGTCTGGCGGCTCCTCGAAGACGGGCCGCGGCTGCGCCACAACGCCTTCCACATGCCGACCCTCGCCACGGTGGATGCGCGAGGCCGGCCGCAGGTCCGGACCATCGTCCTGCGCGAGGCGGATTCCCGGACCGGAACGCTGCGCTTCCATTGCGACCGCCGCTCGCGCAAGGCCGCCGAGATCGCCGCCACCGGCCGGGCCGCCCTGCACGGCTACGATACGCCCGGCAAGGTCCAGATCCGGATTTCGGGCCCGGCCGCCCTCCACACCGACGATGCCCTGGCGGAGGCGGCCTGGGCCGGATCTCTGGCGATGAGCCGGGTCTGCTACGGGGTTGAACCCGGCCCCGGATCCGAGCTCGCCTCGGGCGAGGCCTACACCCTGCCGGAGACCGATGAGGCCATCGCTGCCGGCCGGCCGAATTTCTGCGCGGCGGTCGTGAGTGCCGACGCCATCGAGTTCCTGTTCCTCGACCGGCGCGGACACCGCCGCGCCGCCTGGCGGCGGGACGGGGCGGTCTGGACGGGGACGTGGCTGGCGCCGTGA
- a CDS encoding replication protein RepA has product MGIEEKLAQIRDPDLLEEVAAGRGSFLFGSIVDHILHRQRERDAETASLRQAADKRGAMPRDQRRRDMVREVIENEPTLPENLQHIHSVLALCGLPYRDPGEAREFFREYGRNSLSLLAGRLKNPVNGEMEFQGLPYGPKARLVLLHLCTEAVRQRSPTITVADSLSGFMKEMGFAVTGGERGTIRQFKEQLNRLAACTLQIGLWDGSDKASTLNVPPFRQLDLWLSHGAGEGQVWSKTVQFHQDFYDNLIQHALPVDIRAARAFAGSARKLDLLFWLGYRLRVLQRPLRLTWANLHSQFGADNASIRSFRQAFKADLAHMQEVFPKLPVFLDEAGMTLQPAHPSALLVPPKLGGSRSGGSKRALAG; this is encoded by the coding sequence ATGGGGATCGAGGAGAAGCTCGCCCAGATCCGTGATCCCGACCTTCTCGAGGAGGTCGCGGCCGGTCGCGGCAGCTTCCTGTTCGGCAGCATCGTCGACCACATCCTGCATCGGCAGCGCGAGCGCGATGCCGAGACGGCGTCCCTGCGCCAGGCGGCCGACAAGCGCGGCGCGATGCCCCGCGACCAGCGCCGCCGCGACATGGTGCGCGAGGTCATCGAGAACGAACCGACCCTGCCGGAGAACCTGCAGCACATCCACAGCGTGCTCGCCCTGTGCGGCCTGCCCTATCGCGACCCCGGCGAAGCCCGTGAATTCTTCCGCGAATACGGGCGGAATTCCCTCAGCCTGCTCGCCGGACGGCTCAAGAACCCGGTCAATGGCGAGATGGAATTCCAGGGCCTGCCCTACGGCCCCAAGGCCCGCCTCGTCCTGCTGCATCTCTGCACCGAGGCGGTGCGCCAGCGCAGCCCGACCATCACCGTGGCCGACAGCCTGTCGGGCTTCATGAAGGAGATGGGGTTCGCCGTCACCGGCGGCGAGCGCGGCACGATCCGCCAGTTCAAGGAACAGCTCAACCGACTCGCCGCCTGCACCCTGCAGATCGGCCTGTGGGATGGCAGCGACAAGGCCAGCACCCTCAACGTGCCGCCCTTCCGCCAGCTCGACCTCTGGCTCTCGCATGGGGCGGGCGAGGGCCAGGTCTGGTCGAAGACCGTCCAGTTCCACCAGGATTTCTACGACAACCTGATCCAGCACGCCCTGCCGGTGGACATTCGTGCGGCCCGGGCCTTCGCCGGTTCGGCACGCAAGCTCGATCTCCTGTTCTGGCTCGGCTACCGCCTGCGCGTGCTGCAACGCCCGTTGCGGCTCACCTGGGCCAACCTGCACAGCCAGTTCGGCGCCGACAATGCCAGCATCCGCAGCTTCCGGCAGGCCTTCAAGGCCGACCTCGCCCATATGCAGGAGGTGTTTCCGAAGCTGCCCGTTTTCCTCGACGAGGCCGGCATGACCTTGCAGCCCGCCCACCCGAGCGCCCTGCTGGTGCCGCCCAAACTCGGCGGATCCAGATCCGGTGGATCGAAGCGCGCGCTCGCAGGCTAA